A single genomic interval of Dromiciops gliroides isolate mDroGli1 chromosome 1, mDroGli1.pri, whole genome shotgun sequence harbors:
- the LOC122735537 gene encoding decapping and exoribonuclease protein-like gives MEPQGAKRGAGEMKDGATGGPPKRSRPAPSLPTDASLYVGPFPFYRRPSELGCFSLDAERRYHGDSRALRYFAPPPAHTCAPDFDLREGYPERYRPRDEETREGLDHLLRWLLEHRGQLEGGPGWLAGAVVTWRGHLTKLLTTPYELREGWQLAASRLQGTLYLSEVETPAARAQRLTRPPLLRELMYMGYKFEQYMCADTPGGSPDPSGEVNTNVAFCSVLRSRLGTHPLLFSGEVDCTDPKAPSTQPPACYVELKTSKERHSPGQWRSFYRHKLLKWWAQSFLPGVPRVVAGFRDPEGSVRSLRTFPTMEMFELIRADREGWNPSVCMNFCDAFLSFAQSTVTQDDPRLVHLFSWEPGGPVTVSVHYDAPYAFLPTWYVDAVTQDFPSPPKTPCPGD, from the coding sequence ATGGAGCCCCAGGGTGCCAAGCGAGGAGCCGGGGAAATGAAAGATGGGGCGACAGGGGGCCCTCCAAAACGGTCCCGCCCGGCCCCTTCGCTGCCCACCGATGCCTCCCTCTACGTGGGCCCTTTCCCCTTCTACCGCCGCCCCTCGGAGCTGGGCTGCTTCTCCCTGGACGCCGAACGCCGGTACCATGGGGACTCCCGGGCGCTGCGCTACTTTGCTCCTCCCCCAGCCCACACTTGTGCCCCTGACTTCGACCTCCGTGAAGGCTACCCTGAGCGCTACCGGCCGCGGGACGAGGAGACGCGGGAGGGGCTGGACCACCTGCTTCGCTGGCTCCTGGAGCACCGAGGCCAGCTCGAAGGAGGCCCAGGCTGGTTGGCAGGGGCTGTGGTGACATGGCGAGGGCATTTGACAAAGCTGCTGACAACACCCTATGAACTTCGAGAAGGTTGGCAGCTTGCAGCCTCGAGGCTACAAGGCACCCTTTACCTGAGTGAGGTGGAAACACCTGCTGCTAGGGCGCAGAGACTCACTCGTCCTCCACTCCTCCGGGAACTCATGTACATGGGGTATAAGTTTGAACAATACATGTGTGCAGACACACCTGGGGGCTCTCCTGACCCTTCAGGAGAAGTCAACACTAATGTGGCATTCTGCTCAGTGTTAAGAAGTCGATTAGGAACCCATCCCCTGCTCTTCTCTGGGGAGGTGGACTGCACAGACCCTAAAGCCCCATCCACACAGCCACCTGCCTGTTATGTGGAGCTCAAGACCTCAAAAGAAAGGCATAGCCCTGGCCAGTGGAGGAGCTTCTACAGACACAAGCTCTTGAAGTGGTGGGCTCAGTCATTCCTGCCTGGGGTTCCACGTGTGGTGGCTGGCTTCAGAGATCCTGAAGGTTCTGTCAGATCACTCAGAACCTTTCCCACCATGGAGATGTTTGAGCTCATTAGGGCTGACCGAGAAGGCTGGAATCCATCTGTATGTATGAACTTCTGTGATGCATTCCTCAGCTTTGCCCAAAGCACAGTCACTCAAGATGATCCCAGGCTTGTTCACCTCTTCTCCTGGGAGCCAGGTGGTCCTGTTACTGTGTCTGTTCACTATGATGCCCCCTATGCCTTTCTGCCTACCTGGTATGTGGATGCTGTGACCCAGGACTTCCCTTCACCTCCTAAGACACCCTGCCCAGGGGACTGA